From the Desulfovibrio sp. JY genome, one window contains:
- a CDS encoding efflux RND transporter periplasmic adaptor subunit: MLMHHKRIVPALVALVAVAAALFALSSCKGGNEYVAPPPPKVKVAPPERRKVTEYMHFTGNTQAVNSVDLRARIEGFLVKQAYVDGATVKKGQLLFVIQPEPYEAKVLEAKAGLQSQLAGLHQAEIEYVRAKNLLREKAGPDTDVVKWDAQREQYKAGVENAKAQIELAQINLSYTKVTAPFDGRVSRRDVDVGNLVGGGEKTLLATIISYDPMYVYFTLGERDLLRLQASRGGKAAPGKHVKIPVEMGLGDSTDYPFKGVLDYYGLGIDPKTGTILLRGELPNPDGAIAPGLFARVRIPLMEREALLVPDTAVGQDQLGRFVLLLNDKNVVEQRPVTIGFSVNDMLVVEKGLTGNERVIVSDLQRVRAGGKAEPMPDAPKSPQAAPEAAKTPPAGAKK, from the coding sequence TCGTTCCGGCCCTGGTCGCCCTGGTCGCAGTCGCGGCCGCGCTTTTCGCCCTTTCCAGTTGCAAGGGCGGCAACGAGTACGTGGCGCCGCCTCCGCCCAAGGTCAAGGTGGCCCCGCCCGAGCGCCGCAAGGTCACGGAATACATGCATTTCACCGGCAATACCCAGGCCGTCAATTCCGTCGACCTGCGCGCCCGCATCGAGGGCTTCCTGGTCAAGCAGGCCTACGTGGACGGCGCGACCGTCAAAAAGGGGCAACTGCTGTTCGTGATCCAGCCCGAGCCCTACGAAGCCAAGGTCCTGGAAGCCAAGGCCGGGCTGCAAAGCCAGCTGGCCGGACTGCATCAGGCCGAAATCGAATACGTGCGGGCCAAAAACCTGCTGCGCGAAAAGGCCGGCCCGGACACGGACGTGGTCAAATGGGACGCCCAGCGCGAGCAGTACAAGGCCGGCGTGGAAAACGCCAAGGCGCAAATCGAGCTGGCCCAGATCAATTTGAGCTACACCAAGGTCACGGCCCCCTTCGACGGCCGGGTCAGCCGGCGCGACGTGGACGTGGGCAACCTGGTCGGCGGCGGGGAAAAGACCCTGCTCGCCACCATCATCAGCTACGACCCCATGTACGTCTACTTCACCCTGGGCGAGCGCGACCTGCTGCGCCTGCAGGCCAGCCGCGGCGGCAAGGCCGCTCCGGGCAAACACGTCAAGATCCCCGTCGAGATGGGACTTGGCGATTCGACCGACTATCCGTTCAAGGGCGTGCTTGATTACTACGGCCTGGGCATCGACCCCAAGACCGGCACCATCCTGCTTCGCGGCGAGCTGCCCAATCCCGACGGCGCCATCGCTCCAGGCCTTTTCGCCCGGGTGCGCATTCCGCTCATGGAGCGCGAGGCCCTGCTCGTGCCGGATACGGCCGTCGGCCAGGACCAGCTCGGCCGGTTCGTCCTGCTTTTAAACGACAAGAACGTGGTGGAACAACGCCCCGTGACCATCGGCTTTTCCGTCAATGACATGCTCGTGGTGGAAAAGGGCCTGACCGGCAACGAACGCGTCATCGTCAGCGACCTGCAACGGGTTCGGGCCGGCGGCAAGGCCGAGCCGATGCCGGACGCGCCCAAATCGCCCCAAGCCGCGCCCGAGGCGGCCAAGACGCCGCCCGCCGGGGCCAAAAAATAA